The sequence ttcattattttaatatttgcattttaaGCAAGTAGATTAGATTTTGTTTTCTGCAGTAAATTTTAGTGTGGTTTCAATGTATGAGGATGAGTCAAGcatgttttgtgaatttcattATCACACTGTCTGAattactttattttcatttaatgaaGAAAGCGGGAGCGTCATACTGCAGGATCCAGTTTCCTTGTTTCCTTCCCCACATACTGTGTTCTTTACCAAACTCTCCTCACGCATAGTAATAGTTTCAGTCAAAATATTGTTCATTTTCCATTTACCTGTAGCAATATCCAATGTATATTGTATACTTTATGTCTGAAGAACAAAACTTACTGTTAAAATCCTTTGGTATgcatatgtatgttcattttaaataaaacattatACCACTTAGCttagttattttacttatttaaccAGGCTTCCTTAAGTTGTTCCACAGGTTGTATAAGTGACTTCATCTTGTTGTTGTTAAATTATATGGCATCTTTTCCCACTTACATTCAGGTGGGTGAAATGGTGAACCAGTTGTAGTCTACCCACAGCCAATGCATGTAGGCTTTGTAGGGTTTTACGTTGTCTTTTTAAAATAATGTGGTTTAAACATTGctaactttatttttctttctacATATTTAATACATATCTTTATGTGAACTTGAGGGCTCTGATATTTACCTTTGATTATTCCTACATTTAGGTGTTCTTACTCGTATTCCAGTAGGCTATCCCAGCCAAAATAGCCGTAGCAGTTTGTTTGTAGGCTACATCAGGACCCTGTTGATTACCTGGGGTCGATTGTGATAGGAGTCTGAAATATCTCTTTAGGATATCCACATCCAGCAACCTAGGTATGTAAATCAACCTGTCTTCACTCTGTGTTGGTCAACCATGTATGGATTATCTTTGAGATGGTGCACAAGTGTGCCATTTTATTTTATCACATAAACAATTTAATCAGCTTTAATTGCGTCTCATATATAGCTAAtcttaaaatagaaacaaaggggggtgggggtttattttattttctctttaatgACCTGGGGTGGGCAGAAGGGGACCTAAACAAATTCCACCATTAAACTACATAATGGAACAAGTAAATTGGTGTCTCCTCCTGAAAATTTTAATCTGTTCAGTTTCTCACTACGTTTCTTTCCATCTCCTCCAGGTTGCTACGGTAACCTGGACACGAGGACATCACCCCGTCAATGATGGGGTGTGTGTCTCCATGCTGACGGGGGAACCGGAGAGTGGTTGTGCCTTCTCCCCCTCAGGTGAAGTCAGTTTTCACAAAGGATTCTACAGTGTGGCCAAATGCATCTTGGTTTTATTCTGGAAACGAGTTACTGACTTATTTTTATAACATGGTGCCTTGGCGCCACCATCTTTTCCCTAACAGCAGCATGAATTGTCTTATTTCAAAGCTTTTTTTTAAGCTGTTAAATGTTAACTTCTGAGTCTTAACAAATGgtcattttattgtattactTCTAAACATGCTGATGAACTGGGAGAAGTTGCTGGCACTACAGGCACTTTTTTggaaaaaatgtattaaacacTTTTACTTATAATCTTTGTCTTCTATTATTGAGTACAAATAATGAATTATGTGAAAATTGAGAATTTACCTGTGCTTTAAGACTTATCACATGTACAGTTGAGTGAAGTATAAAAAAGGTAATGCAGGCGTCCAGGATGACGGTAATGAAAACTTATAGGGCTGTGAAAGGTTGATAATGTTACCACCTTGATCTTTTTAATTGATTGTGCTTTGCACCCCATATGCCACTCATTACTTCAGGTTATATTACATGTCATAAATAACATGAGATGATGTGGAAAGGTTATGCTTGAGCAATGAGTAAACGTTACCAGTTATACTTTTCCCTCTGACCCTCAGTGCATATGTTCAACTGCAGAGGTACACCCATATGACCAATGCTAAAATACTGTAGTTTCCAAATGAGATGTGGCTTTCACTTGCATCATCCCCCTCACTGAAGGAAAGGAAGACCAAACCTAGCTCTGAATTCTGATTATACTACTGTCTTAATCGCTTGGccacatttgtgtttttgttcagaagGTGACGgctgaatgtagaaataaaaacTCGACAGTTGAAACCATATGTAAAAAGTTCCCCCCCTCTATAGGGTTGACTTCAACGTTGCAGTAATTAGAATGGAAACCCAATACGCGTCTCCACACCTGCTCTAGATGCACAGTATCGTATATCGTTCTCCAGAGTATACGTTTCCCCACGTTACAACAAACATGAGCTCTAATGTGCAAGTAAGTGAGTAAACAAGTATCCACACGTCAAGGTCCTGAAGGAATAAAAGCATCAAAATGTCAAATGAACAGGAAGAACGAGTTTACTCCATGTTGTGTGATTACATTAGTAGAGGCCAGACAAGTGACAAGACAAATGTACTCGTCTGTGGCATATTTggaatgtctttgttttttgAGGTAAGGACAGTTGACTGAGTATTTTAAATACAAGATTTGCAGTTTGCACAGGAATTCAATCACCTTCAATAGTTGCAAAACTGCTAATTTTCCATGAGTTTCCATTAGGGTACTCTAGTCATTTTAAACCTATCAGGACTTCTTTGGTCATTTGAGGTTTTTTAGATCTGCTTTTTGGCCACAGCTCCACAAGTTGAATCTGGATGTTTCAGACTTAAAATGTCCATCTCAGGTTAAAATATTTGAATGTAGGTCTGAAACGAGCATTTAAGTCAAGCCAAATATTTTTAAGCATTTAGACACTACTGGTGAACAGTAAAAATTACTGTTTGGTTTTTCTCCATAACTCAAATACTTACATGTGCATCACATTTTTGTATTGTCACATATTTGGCCTCTTTTAAAGGAAACATaagaaaaactgcacaaaatatgaagaaaagtCCTCACATTGGTGCAATTTACTTCCAGTAACCTCAGTACTTCAGTAAATGTTAACCAATATCTGAACAATTTCTTGGTGAAATATGTTATATTTAATTCTCTTGGTGCTCAAGTGAGTATCTTTGACTGCCAAAAGAGGATTTCTTCAGTTCCGTTTAAAATAGATCAAGTTACTGGAACGTTTAAATCTTGATAGAGGCATAATTATACATTTGgataacaaactggaagaaaactctaAGGCACTCTCTTTAGACATTAAAATGATGTTATGACCATGGCATTGGCAGAGAGTTTTCTTCTAGTttggtatctactttatgaatccctttttccaaagagtacctcaaacaaacttttttttggtcttagaagcattccttcccatgaatttttgtaATTCTACAGTCAGTGTGGCAAAATGATAGAAAGTGGCGATTGCAATGACAGAAATGGTTATTTTAATTGAAACTTACCATGACTagactgaaaaatagtttcttctGTTGAGTAAAGCTTAATTTGGGCATAAATTTGGAAGAACTTGAATCTTAATCGTGATGTTTAGGGAGGGAGACGTGATGTGTGGTTGAAACTGTACAAGTGACTTTTGATGATGGCAGTGTCCATTTtaccctttgtttttttttactttttataggATAACGCTGATGTTTTCTGATCATGGAAAAGGAAACCCCAGCTTTGTTGGCCAAGCCTTTTTTTTATGTACCTGCAAtaaatttatatattttcatataccaACGGACTTGTTTGTTACTTATTTACAGTGGTTGTAGTATGGTTGCGTGTTTCTGTTGCTGTGCGGTTGTGATATGTGTCTTAAAGAGACTGAAAAAGGTTGATTGATACTGATAATTTCTACATTTTCTGTGAGGTTAAAGTGAAGCTGTGGTTTTACATTGTCATCTTTATTATCCATGATACATCTTCAACTCAGTCTAAGGTTACTGTCTGGACTTGAATTGTATAACTGCACAAAAATCTTAATGTGTTTGTTGTAGGTTAACCCAAACGGATACTGTGGGTTTCCAAGTGATAAGTCTCTGTCAAGGCCAAATGATAAGTCAGAGCAATGTGCttggttttgtaaaaaaaaaaaaaattagagggAAAAATGCTTGTAGTCACTCACAACATGGCCGTGTTGTAACATGTGCTGGCAAGGACACTGAAGTCCTTCCGCACCCGAGGGGAAGCCAGCATACATAAGTTTCATTTTTTTTGAAATAGGGCAAAGTGCAAATAACCGAAACACATTAAACGCATAACGTTTCGATTTATTATTTTCAGTTTAAAGTAAGAAAAACAGCGGTAACCCTTTTAAAAGCAAAACCATTGTATCTCGATCAACACTATGGCGGTAACCGAGCAGatctgtttgttcagttttattgcAGTGCAACCAGTTCGTCCTGTCTGTAACGATTAATGTATAGGAGATAACATCTGCTTAAAGCCACATTGAATTAATTCGACATTTTATTAAAACTATTCGGCCTGTGTAAGATGTACGGAGGTGATAATGGAGCTGATTTGACGTTCAAAGTCTGCAGTTATTAAGAGCTCCTTCCGGGCTGACGAAAAGATAGTCAATTATCGGGTCATTGATAAAGAATTAATTAATCGCTTTTTGTGTTATCACAGCCTAATGTTTACCTCTGCAGTCACTGTTTGCTGTTTATGCTTTCTATTGATATTGTTTAGTGAAACGCTTTGTGCTGTAATTCAACAGGGGCGATCACAAAGGCCGAAACCCACGCTTCCTTTTTTCTTCGCCGGTCGAAGCAAAGATTTCCCACATGTTCCTGAAGGCGGCATGGACGTGATCCTTTGTGAGCCAATGTAGGAGGTGCTTTTTTTCAAGCTGGCCAATCACAGAGGGATACGTCTTACGAAGGCGAGTGAGTCAAAACGGCCCGCCCTGACGCCGTTCattgaagaagaaggagagagacTTTGTGTGTGCTCCGTTCTCGGAACAAATTCGATCATGACGGCCAAACTTTGTAAGCTTTTTGTTGGCGGTCTAAACGTGGAGACCACGGAAGATGGCCTTCGAAAGTATTTCGAGCAGTACGGGTCGCTCACGGACTGCGTTGTGGTCATGAACCCGCAGCTAGGCCGGTCCCGCTGTTTCGGCTTTATAACCTACTCGAAGCCGGAGGAGGCCGACACAGCAATGGCGTCTAAGCCACATGTCGTCGAAGGCAATAACGTGGAATTGAAACGGGCCATCGCTCGGGAGGATGCGAACAACCCAGACGTGCTGGCTAACGTCAAGAAAATCTTCGTGGGAGGCGTGAAAGACCACATCGAGGCCGACAACCTGACCGAGTACTTCTCCCAGTTCGGCGTGGTGGAGAAGGCCGAGATCATCTCAGACAAACAGACCGGCAGGAAGAGAGGCTTCGGCTTTGTCTACTTCGAGGACACCGACTCCGCCACCAAAGCGGTGCTCAACAAATTCCACACCATCGAGGGGAACAAGGTGGAGGTGAAGAAAGCCCAGACCAAGCAGGAGATGTCCGCCAGCGGCCGGGGAGGAAGAGGTCGAGGGAGAGGGATGCAGAGCTATGGCGGCGGAAGAGGGGGTGGCGGCTACGGAGGAGGCTACGGCGGTAATTACGGAGGCGGCTACGGCGGCGGCTACGGTGGCGGATACAACGGCGGCGGCGGTGGAGGCTACGGGGGATACGGCGGCTACGATGACTACGATAACCAGATGGGGGGTGGATACAGCAATGGTGACTTTGGGGACGGCTATGGACAGCAGCACTCCAACTATGGTGCAATGAAGGGGGGCAACTATTCCTACAGGAGCGGGGCTCCTTACAACAGAggaggcggcggcggcggctaCAGCCGGGGTGGGGGGTTCGGAGGGGGCTATTAGAGCCTTCATTTTGGGTTTGATATGTTATGGGGGGAAATTCTGATTACACGGACTTGACTTACACACATTACACAATCCCAGGTGGGAAGAGGGGTCTTGTAGTTCAGAGCCCATCACCCACGCGGAATGAATGAGACTATCTTCTGGATCCTGGCAGCCCCCACCGGGACCCCCTCCCCCCCATCTGTCCTATTCCACACATTATGGACTTTATTACTAAGATTTGTGTACCATTGAATTATACTTTGTTGTGTTAGGGAAAGACTTGTTTTGAACCATTTGTAAATCTGTGTCAGTCACTGCTTCTTGACTCGGTTGAGGTTGTCTCTGTTGCAAACCAGTCTGACTCGTCTGTTAATTTTGCATCGTGAACTCAGGGTTTTACGGGATGTTGGTGGCAGTGTCAGGCAGCATGGGACTCGAGTGCTTGAGTTTCTTGATCTGAAACACTTTCGtgacaaagtatttttttttttttttttttttttttggaaaatgtctcgtcaaataaatgtaaattactTTCCCACCTTTCCCGTCCCATTACAGGCTTTTGTTCAGATCCATGTGTTGAGTTCACACTGTTTTGTTCtgcttttattaaagtttttaatgttttgaaaATTAACATTTGTTGTAGTCTTAATTCACCTCCGGGTGTAGGTTAAATGTCAGCATGCGTTCAATTTAAAAATGAGAGTATTTCAGTTTCAGTGCATGAGGTTTTTAGAACCACGGTAGTTCATTCAACTACCACCAGGAGGCTCTGTTGCATTCGATATTAAAATTCACCGGCCATTTTATTCACACATTGATCCTTTTTATCCCATCTACATTCAACTAACATAACTATATGAAGACCTtactgaatgcaaaaaaaataaataaatagaatctcaattgggggaaaaaaaattaggcaattttttaaatcaaactaaATTTTTCAGATAATTTCTGGCATTAACATTACATTTGCATCTCTGAGTATAGCAGTACTGATGTATACACATAAGtgttactaaatgtatttctTTGTTAAACTACAAACTTTAGTTTAATGGATGAATGCTGCATCAAATCTGCATTCCTGTTTTCATCCCActgttttcatttagtttttattaagtGTGTTTAAATGATGTCGGATAAATGTTAATGAGCAGTCTGGTTATAATTACTATTTTTGTCCAAAACAGATGACTGAGGGTTGAAGATTCTCAAAGCAGAGAGGGAATAAAAGCATAAGCTCTCACTCTGACACTTTTTATGCATGGTTTTCTTGTCCTTTTGTTTTTGAGTCAGTTTCATCTAAAAATCATGTGTCTGTAGTGTGACCGTTAGTACATAGTATGATAGTAATGCTTGGTAATTTGAAGATCCTTAAAGACTAGATATCTGCATTTCAaggttttctatttaaaaaaaaaaaaaaaaaggcaggatTTTTCTCATATGCTTTGTAAAATTGCATGTTCTTATTGTTCTGATGAACACTGAATCCTTTCTgtgtaaatgcatttattttatgtCAGCAGAATTATTTCTTAAGCATTTACAATCTGTACATTTTGAGTAACATGCATAAAATAAAGGTGTGATTTGTGACATGTACATCTCTGCAAAATGGCTGCTTGAGGGAAGTTATTTATGTACAAATGTATTAATGAATTACAGATAAATCTTGATTCCTTCATgataatttacctttttttttttttttttaatcaatcaatctttatttatatggtTTATCCCTAGTAAAAGCTAGAAACATGAGAAAAAAGGCTCTGAATAAGCTGAATATCCTACCTGCATTCCTTGAATGCATTGTGTCTTTACATAAAATTCtttcattttaatttcactttatttattgCGCTTCTAGTTTTCAGTCAAGTATCTTATATAAAATCTCtaaaccatgggtgtcaaactaattttaattcaggggccacaagtgagccagacctgtaaaataataacataataacatgtaaataatctcAAATCCAAACTGTTCACTATGCTTTAGAGTGACAGAAGTAAAATTACAATGTGGAAATGTTTATATCGACAAACTATCCATATcccacaacctgaaatttctcaagaaacacaattacaattttaagtgcattacaatttacagatcacagtagatccacAAAGGCATTAAACATATGGCAACAGGCATATAtggtaatattggtaaaatttgcaCTTAAGGCATTTAATCTTCATATTTATTCAGTATATGTGAAttgatagtttgtacatgtaaacatttgtatgtaattttacttctttacactaaaacaaaggtaatgatttggagttgtcagtatttataggtcatagtatgatagtattttattcaTCAGACTGAATTGGCCTGTATGTAATAGCTTcagtataacactggtcaacaacaaatttattgtttaagttttttaagctgatttaggataattttggtgtgctgaatccaaaaatcacattaattttgctcaatcaggtcagctttctgaactatgctacatattggctttttaacatttttgcttacatttatgggcattttcacatcacatgatacaaaattctttcatatttcttgcaataaacgagttctgaagattttacttttgccaatttaggattaatgtttttttttaatattacaggtgaatgaaatggcttcgactagaagatcttgcaaaaataagcctgacgtattctgctacatgtgcggtgaatacaccattgtacctaacaggaatcaagtgatcaaatgaatttttttctcttaaaacctattttgggtgagaactatataaaaaatcaactgataaagtcacaaaaatgtaatcaattttgtgagaagatcaaatttttcaaaatcaaattagcaaaacaaAACCCTGacatgattgaaaaaaacagatgtcatttttggatttagcggtgcaaaatggtcctaattcagttgaaaaaaccaagacaacttgcaaaaaacattttttttttaacccagtgttattattgcatttcacattttcaacccatgggccagattagaccctttgacgGACCGGATTTGGTCGCGGGCCTTAGGTTTGACACACCTGGTCTAAACTATACATTTTTGTCGTATTtctgtattcatttttttttgtacatttgagaGTTATGGTCAATCCCATTTCATTATCTTTTTAACTGAACGCATGTGACGACTGAATAATCCGAGTGACACATCGTTTCAATATACGATCTCTGCGTAGATGTGCGGAGCTCATGCCCGCTGTGGGCTCTGACTCCGTGAGGATGGACGGTGCGTCGTTGGGGTGAGTTGGCTGAGCAGTGGGGATTACTTTGTTAAGCTGTGATTCAGACTgtttctacatgtgctggttaaCATTTTATCCGGTATCACCCGCGGACCGGGACTTCCTCCTCGGACTCACGGTGCTAACCATGGTCAATAGCTCCATAAGTTAGCTAGCACCATCCGTTGCTCAGCTGCGGTGTGTTGCTAATCAAACTCCGAGTTAACATTTGTCAACTGTCACTAACTCACCGCTTTTATACAGCGAAATGAGTCCGGAATTATTTATTTTGTCTCATGAATTTAATTACAGtgtgtttttctttaaatatATAATTGATAACCGCTATATTATGCTATATATGCTGCCGTTAGCGATGAAGTTAAATGATTAGCATTGCTAAGAGCTAGCTGACTTGACACAACAaactcaaaacatttttttttttttttatataatcatTCTGATATTTCCCCACAAGAAGGTGATGTGTTTTTTTAGTTACTTGTCAAAGTCATGAATCCACACTGTGATTTACTACCTCTTTGACTTGTTTTGTTGTGTCCTGAATGGTTTTAAGTGTTGTATCATTAGCTATGCCGTTAAAATTCAGTTTACAAATGACTAAACTTTGGGATATTTATGGTATAAACTGTACGTATAAGATCCATGGATATGGTCTGACAACGTGAAACACGAAGCCAAACAAACATTCTTAATCCTCTATTCTGCTGTCAGGCTTTGTGTTTACTTTGTGCCACCTGCGTTCATCTCCAtctgtgaataatgaaataaaacaccTCGAATACACAGTGATCCTCATCATGAAAACAACACATTCTGTTGTCATTTAGGGCTGCTATTACTTTATAAAAGATGTATGTGGGGGTTGTGATTTAGGTGGAATCATGTCCATGACTGATATTGGGACCTCCTTACAAAAAATAACCAGGTAACAGACACAATCAGTTACCAATGTAATATTGAGTCTTTAAAGTAATGTAACCATAAATTAGTCGCTCAGATTAATTTGCAGCTTTTTCTTAATTGGCCTTTCCCAGCCAGAGGTGTTAACATGACATATCTGTCAATAATACTAGAAAAGTAGACTCTTGAATTAATTTCCAGGTTTTTTCCCACAGTAGTAGTACTCAAGACAGATTAATCTCCATTCAATATGAAACTAATGGAAACTAATACTTTTCTGAAGATGTAGTGAACTACTTTTGTAAATTATGTCTCTGCCATTTAGTACTTATGGTAATAATAACTTTCCAGCATTATGTGAAATTCAATATTTGTATTGAAACATTTAGGATTCCTAAAATACCCTCCTGTATGCCTAAGGCGCCCTATGAACTTAATGTCAATGCTGATGTgaataattttggaatataagTACAGCAGGTATTCGCAGCTTTCTTGGATAATGGTTGacgttaaaaaaatatataggtaATATATATTAAACAACTTCCATTTAATAATTTCAAGCCTCCTGAAAACTAAAAGGAAAGGTTGTCTTGTATTGTTTGTCATATTTGTTAGTACAAGCATTAAACTCAGTCCAAAGTGTCATGGTGTTATGTTACACTCTGTCTACTCTGACTTCTGTTTGACTGATTTTCATCTTGAGTGAGCTCTGTAAAAATACACTTTTAGATTGATGTTTGATGCATGCATGGATGAAGTTCTTGCTGTGGAGTCCTGACTATGCAGCAGCATCCCAGTTCCATGACAACTGAAGCAGATTACCCTGAAAAACCTAggattatgaacggaggcagggACAGTGGCGTCATACGAGTGTTTAAATATAGAAAGACCTGGTAGACGGTGAGACAGACCTTCATTTCATTCCACTGAGGTGAAACTGTAACAGACACAGAGGGCGTTTACCTAAGGACACAACTGAACACAGTTAAAGAACCCCTTTTGCTTAATGCGGTTGTTAATTGGTTTTATCAGGATAGTCTCAAAGGCCTTAACCTAGAAGAAGCCTCTCTAACTTTAGGGTCTCCATCTACACTCATTAATCCATCACCTGTcgtgaggattctgttggtgtctgtgaattggctcaGTAAGAGTCTGGTTTTAAcctgctctaaatgtaaagtgtcatgagataacttttgttatgatttggcgctatgtaaataaaatttggtttgatttgttccAGTGTGGAGGCCACACCGGCCTCACCACGTCCAAACTGTACCACGGACTCGGAGGAGGACACGATGAATGGAGGGATGCTCACCTTTAACCAGACGCACATGAGGAAAGCCTTCCAGCTGATGAATGACCTGAGAAGGTGTGTACGCATGAGTTAGTGACGATAACTGCCATGAGCTCAGTTGAATGAGGCAAATGTGCATCATGGGTTTGGGTGATATTAGTCTTTTTAGCAGGTAAATATAATGTTTGACATTAACAGTAATCCCTCATCCTAAAGATGGGGGTCAAGACGTCATTGCAGCCTCTCTGATTCAATACTGTGATGATGTAATGGAAAAAACCTCCAAAAAATGTATAGATACAGACCTACCCTTAGAAACCCTAGAAACTTGGTACTTTCTATAAGGAGTATTACAAGAAGACATTACTACTGAGAGGCTCCTTCTAATTGACGATAATAACACAATCCATTGTTACTCAATGGAGGGAAATGATTAAGGATGTTttctacatggaaattgataccaCATGGTTGCAAAATACAGAAAGCatgcaaatttttctctctgcTTGGTTCTCTCATCCACATGCAAATTGTGTTTTAATCTCACTAAAACGGAGATTTCTTAAATAATATTCTGAAAGTGAAAACGTTTAAAGACTCCAGTTTGCGAAAGAGATTAGACAATTATGGCATCACACCCATCAATTATGCATGTCTACATATTGTCTCAAAGATTCCATCACACACTGGAGATGAATTCTGTAATTATCTGGAGTTAGAGAGAAGTTCAATATTTAATAGTGATACAGCCACCACATACACTCTAGAGGAATACTAAATTAAATCTTTTTATGGCCTTtgtgtctctctctttctttgcACGTTAATTATCTACAACATCACTATCTCCGTTTGTATAAGCCTTTTAGTTCCtacttttaatcttttttttttttttttttttttttttttttttagcatatcgTAATTGTGAGTATTATGCAGGTTAATTAAGTTGCATGTTTGTATTGCTAAATCTTCATTATGTATATGAAGTTATTTGGTACCTACATTAACATCAGGATCAATAAAATGTTCATCCATCTCAGTCACATGATTAAACATACCAAgtcctttctctgtttttgtgtttcttgtcATATTTCAGTAAAAAGTTGCTGTGTGACGTCCAGCTGGTGGCGGGCAGCGTTGAAGTGCCGGCTCACAGGGTCGTCCTGGCGTCGTGCAGTCCCTACTTCTGTGCCATGTTCACAGGTAAACATCGAACCAATACGTCGCCTGTGAACTGTGAGCTCAGTTGTGCAGAGTTTGACGATGAACCGTGTCTTTGTCAACAGGTGATATGAGCGAAAGCAAAGCTCATCA is a genomic window of Sphaeramia orbicularis chromosome 10, fSphaOr1.1, whole genome shotgun sequence containing:
- the LOC115427141 gene encoding heterogeneous nuclear ribonucleoprotein A0-like, with translation MTAKLCKLFVGGLNVETTEDGLRKYFEQYGSLTDCVVVMNPQLGRSRCFGFITYSKPEEADTAMASKPHVVEGNNVELKRAIAREDANNPDVLANVKKIFVGGVKDHIEADNLTEYFSQFGVVEKAEIISDKQTGRKRGFGFVYFEDTDSATKAVLNKFHTIEGNKVEVKKAQTKQEMSASGRGGRGRGRGMQSYGGGRGGGGYGGGYGGNYGGGYGGGYGGGYNGGGGGGYGGYGGYDDYDNQMGGGYSNGDFGDGYGQQHSNYGAMKGGNYSYRSGAPYNRGGGGGGYSRGGGFGGGY